Proteins encoded together in one Terriglobales bacterium window:
- a CDS encoding GNAT family N-acetyltransferase, protein MQRMTAGREIRTTRLVLRPLDRAHLDQMLPLISAREIAATTLRIPHPYTRQDAEQYFEVMEAEIEKGKMLRLSIFVASSDEYCGSVGLHIEREHERAEMGYWIGVPYWGRGYAS, encoded by the coding sequence ATGCAGCGAATGACCGCTGGTAGGGAAATACGCACCACCCGCTTGGTGCTCCGTCCGCTCGACCGCGCACATCTCGACCAGATGTTGCCGCTTATTTCGGCGCGCGAAATCGCCGCGACGACGCTGCGTATCCCGCACCCGTATACCCGTCAGGACGCGGAACAGTATTTCGAAGTCATGGAAGCTGAGATCGAGAAGGGCAAAATGCTACGGCTGTCAATCTTTGTTGCGTCTTCTGACGAGTACTGCGGTAGCGTCGGCCTGCACATCGAGCGGGAACATGAGCGGGCCGAGATGGGGTACTGGATCGGGGTTCCGTACTGGGGCCGTGGATACGCGAGCG